A window of the Brassica napus cultivar Da-Ae chromosome C5, Da-Ae, whole genome shotgun sequence genome harbors these coding sequences:
- the LOC111206504 gene encoding metallothionein-like protein type 2, MT2-18, whose product MSCCGGNCGCGSGCKCGNGCGGCKMYPDLGFSGESTTTETFVFGVAPTMKNQHEASGEGVAENDACKCGSDCKCDPCTCK is encoded by the exons ATGTCTTGCTGTGGAGGAAACTGTGGTTGTGGATCTGGCTGCAAGTGCGGCAACGGTTGCGGAGG TTGCAAAATGTACCCGGACTTGGGCTTTTCCGGCGAGTCGACCACGACTGAGACTTTCGTCTTCGGCGTTGCACCCACAATGAAGAACCAGCACGAGGCTTCTGGCGAGGGTGTCGCTGAGAACGATGCATGCAAGTGTGGATCTGACTGCAAGTGTGATCCTTGCACCTGTAAATGA